TCGTAGTGAGAAAGTTCCATTGAGAACACACCGCGTCCTTGCGTACCAGAACGTAGAGTTGTTGAATATCCGAACATTTCGGACAAAGGTACCTTAGCACGGATAATTTGAGCGCCACCACGAGCGTCCATACCTTCAATCCGTCCACGACGGGAGTTCAACATACCCATAACGTCACCCATGTACTCTTCTGGAACCGTTACTTCAACTTTCATAATCGGCTCAAGGAGTACTGCTTGACATTTGTCTTTAGCAGCTTTCAGTGCCATGGAACCAGCGATTTTAAACGCCATTTCATTGGAATCGACATCATGGTAAGAACCATCTACGATTGTGGCTTTAACGTCAACAAGCGGGAAGCCTGCAAGGACACCATTCTTCATAGATTCTTCAATACCTTGTTGTGCAGGTCCAATATATTCTCTTGGTACTGAACCACCTACGACTTTACTATCGAACTGGTTACCAGAACCTGGTTCCAATGGTTCGAATTCAACCCATACGTGACCGTATTGACCACGACCACCGGATTGACGGACAAATTTACCTTCAACACGTGCAGGCACACGGAATGTTTCACGGTAAGCAACTTGTGGTTTACCCACGTTAGTGTCTACCTTAAACTCACGGCGCATACGGTCGATGATAATATCCAAGTGAAGTTCACCCATACCTGCAAGAATCGTTTGACCGGTTTCTTCATCAGTATGAGCACGTAGTGTAGGATCTTCTTCAGTCAATTTACCCAAAGCAACGCCCATTTTATCTTGGTCGGCTTTTGTCTTAGGTTCAACCGCGATCTCAATAACTGGATCAGGGAAGTTCATTGACTCCAGAATAACTGGTGCTTTCTCATCACATAGTGTATCACCAGTACTCGTATCTTTCAAACCAACTGCTGCTGCGATATCACCACTGTAAACAATGCTGATTTCTTGACGGCTGTTAGCATGCATTTGTAGAATACGGCCGATACGCTCACGTTTGCCCTTCGTTGCATTCAGTACGTACGAACCGGATTCAAGAATCCCTGAGTACACACGGAAGAACGTAAGTTTACCAACGTAAGGGTCTGTCATGATTTTAAATGCAAGCGCCGCGAACGGTTCTTCATCAGAAGAGTGACGTTCTACTTCAGTACCATCATCCAAGTGACCTTGAATACTTGGTACATCGACAGGAGCTGGCAAGTAATCAACAACAGCGTCCAACATCAATTGAACACCTTTATTGCGATATGAGGAGCCACAGATAACAGGGAAAATCTTAACTTCGATAACACCTTTACGTAGAGCTGCTTTGATTTCTTCAACAGAAATCTCTTCACCCTCAAGGTATTTCATTGTTAGATCTTCGTCCAATTCTGCTACTTTCTCGATCAATTCTGCACGAAGTTCGTCAACTTTGTCTTGGAACTCTGCTGGAATATCGGTTTCTTCGATATTTTGTCCCAAATCGTCATGGAAAATATGAGCTCTTTGAGCAACGATATCGATGATACCATCGAAATGGTCTTCTGCACCAATCGGGAACTGAATCGCTACAGCGTTAGCTTGCAAACGATCACGCATGCTCTCGATAACATTCAGGTAGTCAGCACCGATGATGTCCATTTTATTTACATATGCGATCCGAGGAACGCCGTAGCGGTCAGCCTGTCTCCAAACAGTTTCAGACTGAGGCTCAACGCCTTCTTTCGCACTGAAAACGCCAACTGCCCCGTCCAATACACGAAGGGAACGTTCAACTTCAACAGTGAAGTCAACGTGTCCCGGGGTATCGATGATATTTACGCGGTGACCTTTCCAAGCAGCGGTAGTAGCAGCGGAAGTAATCGTAATTCCGCGCTCTTGCTCTTGCTCCATCCAGTCCATTGTTGCAGCACCTTCGTGAACTTCACCGATTTTGTGCGTACGGCCTGTGTAGAACAAGATCCGTTCTGTCGTGGTCGTCTTACCAGCGTCAATATGCGCCATGATCCCAATATTACGTGTATTTTTCAAGGAGAACTCTCTTGCCATGAATGAAGTCTCCCTTCAATATAATCTAAATTAACTAAAGGCTTAATCCTACCAACGGTAGTGAGCAAACGCTTTGTTCGCTTCAGCCATTTTGTGTGTATCTTCACGTTTCTTAACAGAAGCGCCTGTGTTGTTGGATGCGTCGATAATCTCAGCAGCCAAACGTTCTTCCATCGTTTTCTCTCCGCGGTTGCGGGAGTAGTTTACAAGCCAACGTAAACCTAGAGCTGTACGTCTTTCTGGCTTAACTTCGATAGGAACTTGGTAGTTAGCACCGCCGACACGACGAGCTTTAACTTCCAATACTGGCATAATGTTCTTAATTGCTGCTTCAAAAACTTCCATAGGGTCATTACCCGTACGTTCTTGAATCAATTTGAATGCGTTATAAAGGATGCTTTGTGCAACACCGCGTTTGCCGTCGAGCATAATGCGATTGATCAAGCGAGTAACAAGTTTGCTGTTATACACCGGATCCGGCAATACGTCTCTTTTGGTAACTGGACCTTTGCGTGGCATAGTTATCCCCCTTTCAGTAATAGTTCAAGTCTTTAGGCAATTAGCCTAGAATTATTTTTTAACTTTTGGACGTTTAGCACCGTATTTAGAACGAGCTTGCATCCGGTTGTTAACACCTGCAGTATCCAAAGCTCCACGTACGATGTGATAACGTACCCCTGCAAGGTCTTTTACCTTACCGCCACGAATCAAAACAACACTGTGCTCTTGCAAGTTATGTCCGATACCTGGAATGTAAGCTGTCACCTCAAGACGGTTCGTCAAGCGAACACGAGCATATTTACGAAGTGCAGAGTTCGGTTTACGAGGAGTCATTGTGCCTACACGAGTACACACTCCACGTTTTTGAGGAGCACTCAAGTTCGTAGCCTCACGTTTTAGGGCATTAAACCCTCTTTGCAAAGCTGGCGATTTGGATTTGTATACTTTGTCTTGGCGTCCTTTACGTACCAATTGGTTAATAGTTGGCATGTTGTTGCCACCCCCTTCCTCAAGTCTTCATGTTTCTTTACAAACCTCTTAATTAAGCCCACAGACCCAGGCGGTTCATAAAAGAACAAAGGAAAAGTTTTTACCGAAAGGATTTGCCCTATCAGCAAAAACGATTTCTACACTATGGTGTTACAATCGCAACCATCGCTGCCCCAACTTGAATCCCGCAAGCTTTGCCGAGATTATCCATCGTGTCTACGTACGTGACCTTAATGGAATTCTTGTTACATAGGGCAATGACTTTCGATGTAATGCGTGGATCTGCATCTTCAGCTACATAGACCTCTTCGGCCTGTCCTAGCTCTACCATTCGCATGGTTTGCTTGGTGCCGATTTTGACATGAGCGTCCTGTAATCCTTTATCATTAGACATGTTGTCGTCCTCCAAAGCACAGGCATATCCGTTCTCACGCACTTTGACATAATAGCACTTTCTAATAGGCGATGTCAAGAAAATAATTGATTAATTCTACTGTTTTTTTTATTAAATAGACAGTGACAAGCGCGGAACCTTTAAAGCTCAGTATCCGGCCATGCCACTGTCTATTAATAATTCAACTATTCAACAGTCACAGGCTCTAAACTTTCAGCGGCAGCATCGTTCTCAGGTCCCTCAAACTGAATACTGCGGTAACGGTTCATACCTGTACCCGCTGGAATCAGTTTACCGATAATAACGTTCTCTTTCAGGCCGAGCAATTTATCCACTTTGCCTTTGATCGCAGCATCGGTAAGTACTCTTGTTGTTTCCTGGAAAGAAGCAGCCGATAAGAATGAATCTGTTTCAAGCGATGCCTTCGTAATCCCGAGTAGTACCGGTTTGGCAACCGCTGGTTCTTTATCCGCCAAAATTGCTTCTTTATTGGCTCTTTCATATTCATGCATATCGACGAATGCACCCGGCAGCAGTGTCGTATCTCCCGCATCAACGATACGGATTTTACGCAACATTTGCTTGATCATAACTTCGATGTGCTTATCATTAATTTCTACGCCCTGATTACGGTAAACGCGTTGTACCTCTTGCAGAATGTAGTTCTGCACGCCACGGATACCTTTGATGCGTAGGATTTCCTTCGGATCGATAGAACCATCAGTGAGTTCGTCACCCGCTTCGATTTCTTGGCCTTCGCTAACACGTAGACGGGAACCGAAAGTAACAGAATACACT
Above is a window of Paenibacillus segetis DNA encoding:
- the fusA gene encoding elongation factor G, with amino-acid sequence MAREFSLKNTRNIGIMAHIDAGKTTTTERILFYTGRTHKIGEVHEGAATMDWMEQEQERGITITSAATTAAWKGHRVNIIDTPGHVDFTVEVERSLRVLDGAVGVFSAKEGVEPQSETVWRQADRYGVPRIAYVNKMDIIGADYLNVIESMRDRLQANAVAIQFPIGAEDHFDGIIDIVAQRAHIFHDDLGQNIEETDIPAEFQDKVDELRAELIEKVAELDEDLTMKYLEGEEISVEEIKAALRKGVIEVKIFPVICGSSYRNKGVQLMLDAVVDYLPAPVDVPSIQGHLDDGTEVERHSSDEEPFAALAFKIMTDPYVGKLTFFRVYSGILESGSYVLNATKGKRERIGRILQMHANSRQEISIVYSGDIAAAVGLKDTSTGDTLCDEKAPVILESMNFPDPVIEIAVEPKTKADQDKMGVALGKLTEEDPTLRAHTDEETGQTILAGMGELHLDIIIDRMRREFKVDTNVGKPQVAYRETFRVPARVEGKFVRQSGGRGQYGHVWVEFEPLEPGSGNQFDSKVVGGSVPREYIGPAQQGIEESMKNGVLAGFPLVDVKATIVDGSYHDVDSNEMAFKIAGSMALKAAKDKCQAVLLEPIMKVEVTVPEEYMGDVMGMLNSRRGRIEGMDARGGAQIIRAKVPLSEMFGYSTTLRSGTQGRGVFSMELSHYEEVPKSIAEEIVSKHKGAE
- the rpsG gene encoding 30S ribosomal protein S7, with the protein product MPRKGPVTKRDVLPDPVYNSKLVTRLINRIMLDGKRGVAQSILYNAFKLIQERTGNDPMEVFEAAIKNIMPVLEVKARRVGGANYQVPIEVKPERRTALGLRWLVNYSRNRGEKTMEERLAAEIIDASNNTGASVKKREDTHKMAEANKAFAHYRW
- the rpsL gene encoding 30S ribosomal protein S12, with protein sequence MPTINQLVRKGRQDKVYKSKSPALQRGFNALKREATNLSAPQKRGVCTRVGTMTPRKPNSALRKYARVRLTNRLEVTAYIPGIGHNLQEHSVVLIRGGKVKDLAGVRYHIVRGALDTAGVNNRMQARSKYGAKRPKVKK
- a CDS encoding ribosomal L7Ae/L30e/S12e/Gadd45 family protein; this encodes MSNDKGLQDAHVKIGTKQTMRMVELGQAEEVYVAEDADPRITSKVIALCNKNSIKVTYVDTMDNLGKACGIQVGAAMVAIVTP